The Brassica rapa cultivar Chiifu-401-42 chromosome A10, CAAS_Brap_v3.01, whole genome shotgun sequence genome segment ACAAGAAGAGCTCTCGTTTTTTATCAACCAGCCCGTATCTGATACTTGGCGTATTTGGGGATGACTTTAGGTCAGCATGTGGCAACTTCCTCAGTGATATCCTCTTGTTTGACCCGGCAAAGGAAGAGTTACTCACAGTGCGGGACAAAGCAGTGCCCGAAGAGCTTGTTTGCTCGCAAGTGATGGGAGCGTCACATGGATGGGGTTTTTTCTCTGGTCATAATGCCATACATATCAGCGACACTTTTAGTCCACTGGCTTCCAAATCAGACAGCAAGGTAATTGCTCTGCCTCCTATTACTAGTATGATCTATGGCCAATCCGAAGTGGTCTGGAACGTGGCCATGTCGTCCTCTTCTCCTTATCGTCAAGACAACGAGGAAGGAGACTGTGTAGTAGCTATCAAGTTCTTGGGTAATCATTTGACCATGTGCAGGCCTGGGCGTGACCTAGGTTGGACTAACAAACTGATCCCTTTCGTCTCCTTCGAAAACTCAAACCTCATGTATTCAAAGAGAGAACAAAGGTTCTCTCTGCCTGCTCCTGGAGGCAACTACTTGTGCTCTTGGGATCTCCACTTTGAGAACGAACCTAAGTTCACTGAGTTGGTGTTTCGAAACATTCCCCAGTTGCCACAGTCCGAATGGGAGCTGATGGATTCTTGTTTCAAGGAGGACCATTGGGTGGAGTCACCTTGTGGCCAAAGTTTCCTAGTCAAATggtataatattaattaacaaagtAACATGCAGACAGAGAAGTTTGAACCATAATCATTTTCTCCTATATGTGCTTGTGCAGGTACTCTCATGTCCCTTCTATAAGATGCAAAGAGCCGATGGTTATGGTGTTTAGAGAGGACCAAGACACAAACGAGGGAACAAAAACCATGTCTTACACCGAGGACATAGGAGATCTTTGCATATTCCTTTCGAAAAGCGAACCTTTCTGCGTTGTGGCTAGCTCTTGCCCTGGTCTCAAGCCCAACTCCATCTACTTGATGGGCCATAGCTTTGCTGTTTACGATATAACCACTAGAACCTCCCGTCACTTTGAACGTCCCAAAGGTTTACCAGAAAGTCTTACTACTTTCCTCCCTTACTGGCTTGCTCCATTTTCTATGTAAAGTTCTGTGGTGTGGTTAGCTGCAGCTCGAAGAAAGCGTAAGGTTAAGGGTTGAAAGCAGTCAAAATAAGGAGTCTGAGAGTGTTATTGGTGTGTAGTAGTAGTACTAGTATAGAcctatattgagctaaataacTCTGTCTGTGAGTGTTCTATGGTGTGGtgtatttcattttaatattttctctcGATACCAGTGTTTGGATTGCTTTTAGATAATGTGCCTTTTGTTTTCGGTGCAGTTTCTATACTGATGACATATCTTTGTTATTTAAACtaccataataaatgtatcattttctgtaattttcaatttttcaataatttttaatcaatagtaattcaataaagtcaattaattttcttgaagtttacaatttttttcacaaaaaacacaaaaatacatctttgtgaaacaattattttcttctaaaaagtCTATCTTAATGAAACGGACGGAGTACAAGTCACGTGAAAGTTATTGAAATCATTTTACAAACAGAAAAATGGTTATCGAATGCACTTGATTTTATTTTGTCAACAAAAGTTATAGTCCATGGTCAAATGAATATTGTGTAACAATCTACTagaatttgaaaacaaaatctcagaaacatttgaaaaaatgtaacctcaattttgtaataattaaaaatacattcCATCCTATGTGGCATTTCTAAATGTCTTCTAAATCATGTTTCTAAGAATTTTAGAGCACCTAATATAAACCATAGTTTAATATAAGGTTGtcacatatttttataatataatgttatctattctttctttaaacgaaacctacgaaattacctaatgtgattaaaatatatatagcaattaatgatttaaaaaaataaagatttgataacaatctGTATACcttttatcatttttgtttatttctttattattaaaataaataacacaattacattaatcaaataaaaaaatttatatatttttgtatatattgtattttgaattttttcaaaacgagtataaattaataaaactgtttaaagtctcacataaacttttgtgatcaaggtttgaattttttttctatattaagATATAATGATTATAAGAccatatgaataaataattttattttaataggtttttatgttaatatatatatatatatatatttcatatcatttaaattaaactatacatcatatgaaaatacatacttatattttgatatttgcattgaacatatattgaaaacttaatattttaattttgaaattttcattttttaaatgattataaaattttgaaactattaaacatcccacatAAAAAAAATCGCCGGTGTAAAATTTTGTCacacaaatatgcaaataatcataaaatcatataagtataaatctcatttaataaatattcatattaaaagtatactatatatccatgttaatatcatttaaatttaattattatatcatatatgatagataagattgattgttatGATTTATTTACCTTAAAATAGTTGcgaataaacaaaaatgatcGTTTGATTTATATACACACgctaatttattatataatagtaaccgatttcttagttatttagtatatatacttattattttattatttcataatatgcagaaaacataaaataagtaataaatataaaatatttattctgcaaAAGGTGCGGATCTTAATCTAtatatgtatctctttaataattttaaattttaaacattttctaaatctcagaccaaaacaaacaaacgaaatgagaataaactctaaaatcaatatttatatcgagcaataaccaaaaaaaaattgaagatatataggattggcacgtgaacgtaaacttctcacgaccataattaatttttaaatttctaaatcatgatataaaattgAACTTGCATattttcattgtaaccaaatagtagacTTGAAATTCTTCGGCCTAAACGTTAAGAACGTTTTTAtgcaataaataattttttgacctaaaatattttttaaaaataggatCAGCTCATctgaatataaattatttaattaacaaaaagttaaaaaaaaaaattaagaaccaaaatattaattcgatcaagaatataaatttattttctatacaatatttcctaaataattttcatttaaagATTCCACTATTGTGTTGTGTTTCACGAAAGAGGAAAgtggaaagaaagaaagaaatcttGGTAATCAAGCGTGACCAACTCTTCTTCTTAAATGGTGGAgacttttttcttataattattttctaattcaTCAAAATCAGTATCTAAGGTTTGTTTTATCTGGTGGGGTCTAGAAGAATATACAATGTCTCAGCTTCTCTTCCGTCTCTCCAAACTATCATCTCGCAACAACAATGTAAAATCCTATCTTGCCTTGTCTGTCTATTGGTTTGGATCTGTAGTAGTTAGGTCTTTGTTTAACTGGATAGGCTTTTAGTTTTAGGGGAACACCAATGAGTTTGTCTATGAATATTTTGACATCAGGAAGATAAGGATTGGAGTGTTTTGgaaattactttttatttttatttttttgggttcTGATGTCTGATTTTGCTTGACTTGACAGATGATACACGAGAGCGCTCGTTTGTTCTCAACCAGCCCGTATCTGACACTTGGCACTAGGGTCAAGGAAGTTCTGCCCGGTGGCTGCAAAATTGCAGACGTTCTCTTGTTCGACCCTGCTGAAGAAGAGTTAGTCACGGTCCCCGACAAAACAGTTCCCAAAGAGCTCATGGACGAAGAAATGGTCGGTGCTTCCCATGGATGGGGTGTTTTCTGTGCTCGGCACGATCGTTCCGTACGCATCAGCGACTTATACAATCCATTGGCATCCAAATCAAACCCCACCATGATTACTCTGCCTCGGCTTACTGCTCTGTCCTCTAACTACTGCAACGTGGCGATGACCTCTTCCCCTCACCTTGAAGACTGTGTAGTGGCTATCAAGTTCGTCGGTGACCATCTGAGTCTGTGCAGGCCCGGTCGTGACCTTGAGTGGACTAACATCTTGACCCCTCCTAGCTGCTTGGAAAACTCAAATCTTATGTATTCCAAAAGAGACCAAAAGTTCTACTTGCCTGCTCCTGGAGGTAAATACTTGTTCTCCTATCATCTCCACTCCAAGGAAGAAGATTTCCCTGAGGTCCAAGAGGTGGTCTACCGTGGCCACCCAGAGTTGGATCAGTCGGAATGGGAGCTTTTGAGTTCATGTACCAGGACGGAGCATCTTGTGGAGTCACCCTTTAGTGATGAACGTTTCCTAGTCAAATGGTTTTATCTCTATACACCCCTTGTTAATGtgaatagataaaaaaaaagattgttacAAAAATGATGAGAACAATTTTGGTGTGCAGGTACGCACATGGCTTCTACTCGTCCGTGTTGGAAAGAATTGACCACATAACAAAGAGGTTTATGGTGTTTAGAGAGGAGGAGACGACACAAGGAAGCATCATGTGTTACACTGAGGACATTGGAGACATGTGCATTTTCCTTGCAAACAGCGAGGCTTTCTGCGTCCCCGCTAGCTCCTGCACCGGCCTCAAACCCAACTCCATATATCATATGGGACGTGGCTTAGGTTTTTACGATCTCACTACTGGAAACCCACATCAGTACCTAGCTCCTGATGGTGTACCCACGCTATCTTACTGGCTTCCTCCCTTCTCTACCTAGAGGTAGTTGTAGTAATGGTGGCTATTCTTGTGTTTAATTGTTAGTTACTATTGACAAGTTTGGATTGCTTTAGATAATGTGACTGTTGTTTTCAGTGCAATTTCTATACTGATGACATATCTTTGATGATGGGCagcttatatatatagttatatatatattatattaatttgtcCAAGACATAcacatatgtatttttgtgttgtAATACAACCAATTGAAGGATCTAGATTCCTTTTGAACACTCATCTTTGTCTTTAATCTCCTCTGCTTCACTGAGCAGAATCTCATCCACAAAAGCCTCAATGTTCTTATCACATGACCCACCTTCTCTACCCGCTTCAACCGCTAAACGCCTCCATTCCTCAGCGTTTCCCCTCAGCTTCACCAGCTTCTCATCCATCACTGCCTCCAAACACCTCCTTATTTCTCCCCTCTCCACCAACCCTTCCTCGTTCTCCCTCACCCTCACACCTGTCCCCCACAACTCCTCCAGAAGCTTCGCGTTCGTAGGTTGATCAGACCACATCGGAAACGCCACCACCGGAACTCCAAGAACCAAACTCTCAAGCGTCGAGCTCCACCCGCAATGAGTCACAAAGCAACCAACCGCTCTGTGTCTCAAAACCTCCACCTGAGAACACCAAGACACGATCATCCCAACCTCTTCAAGCTCGTGCCTAAAACCAGCAATCTTCTCGATCTCCGTCTCGTCCTCTCCTTCTAACTTCGCTTCTCTGTTGGATTTATCAGTTATCACCCACAGGAACGGTCTTTTACCTTCTATGAGAGCTCTCGCTAGCTCCCCTATCTGTTTCTTGGACAACTCAACCATCGTTCCAAAAGAAACGTAGATAACAGAGGACTCTGTTTTCGAGTCTAGCCAACGGCTATAACTACTGCTTTGATCATTTGACAAATCCTTAACTGATTCTGTGAACATCTCCGAAGGAAGTAAAGGACCAACCGCCACCATTCCGACACTCGGTAAAGCCTTTAACGCCTCTTGCTCCAGAGAATCGAACGTGTTAACGAGAATCTTCGGGTTGGTTTCTTCTTTGAGAAGCTCCATGAGTTCTTGAAACGATTTGTACGCCCCTTGGTTTGTGTTAGCAGGCGTGAGGAAAGAAGGAAGATCACGTGTTGCTATAGACGAAAGGTTCTTGAACTCGAGACAAGAGTTGTTGTTGTCTCCGTTGATGTGGTTGTAATAAATGTTAAAAACCAAAGCAGGTTGGATCCAGAGAAGAGCAGAGGGGAGCTGAAACCTACTTGCCACTTTTGGAGCCCAGTTGAGGAGTATCGTGTAGACCAAGCAAGTCACCGGAGAGTCACCTTTCTTGTTACCTTCGATGAACTCCGACAGGGCTTTCTCGCCGTTGTTCTTGAGATTCGCGGACCGGCTCTTAAGGTCTTCGGCGGTGGTGAGGCCTCCTTGGTCGAAGCCGTCGGAGAAAGTGAGGAAAGAGAGGTTGTCGAGGTCGCTGTGCTTAGATATCATAGAGCGGTGGAAGACGGAGGCGCACGTGACGAAAGTGACACGTGCGCCGGTGGTTCTGATGAGGCGACGAGCGAAACGGAGAGATGGGTTCACGTGGCCTTGCGCAGGGAATGTTACGAGTAGAAAGTGTGGTGGTGGTGCCATTAattgttgtttgttttgttcttcACACTGAAGTTAATGAAGTCCAATACAAGAATAAATGTCTCTTGGAGTCTTGgggtgttatatatatatagagagagatgcGTAATTAAATTTTGATACTTGGTCAGGTATGCATGCACATGCATGTATACGtcttcatcaaaaaaaaaaaacgcaaaaCTGTATCAGACTACTTGTGACGTCTGCGGTGACGCTCGACTGGTGGTTTGCCTTTGGCCTTACTTCGTGTAAAAATCCAAATTTGCGTTTGTGTGGTTGCAGACTTTGACATTGACGTATGATTGGAGATGCAAACATTTAACTCTGTTTCCCTTTACAGCCACAAGTTGCTGTAGTTTTGTTTGAAAGTAAAGATGCTTGCTACCCATTTTGTTCACATAgattaaaatgatatttaattttaattatacttttttatcTATACAAAATCCTTTTAAATATAAGTTCTAAAATAGGGATACAGTTAatcttaaattaaaatattacatttttaacaaaattgttCTTTTTGAAAGCAAAGCCCTAAAACGACTTCTACtagaaacagagaaaatgatAAACGTAAACAACTAATGAAATAATTATCAACAATAATTGGTAGTCGTTATCATGATTCATGACGTACGAGAAAACAACATATCATATGTAGAGAAGTTCAAATGATGCACATGTTCTTGAGTCTTTTAAATCAGCGGGGATATGTTAAGAGATACGTCTAACTTTCCTTTATGCATGATTGAGTTGgtgaataaaccaaaaaaaaaagaaagaagaaaacataGTTGTATGAAAGTTATAAGGCTTCTAAATGTAGATAACTTGTGAATCAAGCAACATATAACCATTAATCTATATTTACATGTTGCATGTCACTCCTTGTTTTTGGAAGACCTGTCTTTTCTGTGACCACCAAGAATACGAGAAATTTGAAGACCTCTGCTAAACGCTTGGTTAAAGAGCATTCTTGTCTGGAACTCAGACACAAAAGGAAACCAAGCCAAGAACGCAACCGGCGTGAACAGAAGCAAGCCCATCACGATCTCATAGCCGCGTGCTAGCGTCTTAACCGATGACCATACCCCTAGATGTTGGATCAGAGGCTTACAAGCTTGTGCAATCTGATGACcaggacaaaaaaaaacaaaccaatgTCACAAAACTGGCATCTTAGAgacaaaagaagagaaagaaacttACAAGAAGCATTCCCCAGCCAGTTGGCATGAAGGCAAGCATGCAGATGAATAAGTCTTTGATTGTTATCAGAGGAAGTGCAAGGAGCGTAATGAGAATTGTAACAAATGCGAGGAACACAAGACCCTTTATGATTCTGAATAGAAGCTGGAAACTCGTGCTGAATCTTCTCCTTCCCATCCCCAAACCCTGCAATGATCATTACACTACATAAGTAGGGCGGCTCTGAGATTTATAGGGCgatttattaaagatttcaactaaaattattttttacaaatttgggaGCCTAAAATTTTTTTCCGAAGTGCCTATCTCtaacttttttcaaaaattttgggGCCAAAGCCAATGTTTTATTCGGCTTTGTCCAAGATCGGCCTAAATTCTCAAGAAAATCAACTGAGAAATGTGAATAAAGATTCATACCTTCACAATGAGTAGAAGGAATAAGATGACAAACCATGAAGCTCCATAAACCTGAAAAACACCAAATCTCATTAATCAAATTCATTAATCAACTATTTAGAGTTATAAGCTTATAGCAttacccaaaaactttgattctTCCCTTTAAAGATACTGAGCTGATACACAAGCCCATACTGAAATATAAAGAACCGCAACGCCAAGAAAATCTCAAGTACGATACCGCGGACCCCCGAGTGCTTAAGATGCTCCAGCTCCTTCTCCCACCAAGACTCCCAACTCTTCTCAGCCGGAACACCGATCCCTCCCCTGTTGTATATCCACTTGTTCCAGTCCGTCCAGTCATCAACGATCTTCTGCCACTCGAAGCCAGAGGGGTTAAACAAGAAGGGAGCAAACAGCCACGTCACCACCATGAACCATATCGAAACTGTGATGAGAATATAAGTCACAACGCCCCTGTAAGATTGACCAAAGAGCTGATACACTAGCAAGAGAATCATCAGCTCGATGCCCTTCACGAAGTGGCTGCGGGAATAGAATCTATAGTTCTCGGCGAACTTGGCGTGGAAGACAACAAAACCGCGGCCTGTTCCTCTGTACTCCGCGCCTCCGTGGAACAGTGTCCTTCCGTAGTAATGCGTCTTTGTGCCGAGCTGGAACGTGAAGAAGACAGAAGCGAGCTGTAGCTGCATCAGGACAAACTCGATCAGTGCGTTGTGGAAGCCTCTTTCGAGTCCAATCTCCATCATCATAGGGAGAGCCATTAGAAAACCGATCTGCACGAATGATTGGGAAGCGAGAGCTGCCTCGAGAGGCCTGTTGTTACGGAAAGCTCGTTGGTTGCTTAACCCTTGTTCAAGCCCACTGAGTACTAGGTATAACCGGCCGTAGAGAAAGACATATACTGTAAGCACTGTTAACTGTCAAAAACACACACAGAAAATGGCTTCAGACATAGACATCTAATGATTAACACCAATGTTAAAAAAATCTGCTAGTGCGTAGCTAGGATTAGCGGCTAGGctaattattgatttattttacaaacattttacatttatataaactattttagtttttgggtttaattctaaaattattttgatgaattatcaaaattagatatacaaagtaaaataaattagacaaatTCGTGAAATTTTACTGacattattatttagtttaacaGATTTATACTAATTTAAACCGTTCTAACGGTTTAAGCCGATTTGAGTCTTataaatcagattttaagaAATTTCGGTTAGAGGAGATTTGCCACCTGAACCGATTTTTAAAACCTTGACTGAGACAGAAAAGGGAAAAACTCAACTTACCATGGTACTGAAATAGAAACCAATGGTGGTGAAATAACAAGAGAGCATCCGGAAGAAATCAAAACGGTGTCCCAGTCTGTACAAGTCCCGGCTCAGAGTTTGCTCACCGTTTCCGTTGGCGATTTTGGCCTCAAACATTGAGATCTGGTTGAGTCCCACGTCTCTCCCTTTACCGACTTGTATGTATTCATGATGAGTCACGTTTCCTTCACGCAGAGTTGAGTTAAAACCTGAAACCAGTAATCAAGTATGAGAAAATGAAAACCATATGAAGTACACTACATCATAAATCAAGCAAGTACCTGCAAAGATGTCTTCACTAAGATTGATGACTTTAGAAGCTTTGCAGATACCACCTCTGGTAAGGTGAAACAGACGATCAAAAATATCTGGATGACCGTAATGGAATCGTATCCTGGGAGCAGCAAAAGAAAGAACACATTAACTTTGACAATAACAATATCCACATATTTCACAATAGGGATGATAATACTTACTTTAAGGGACTAGCTAGCACCCTTTGCCCAATCGTTACAAAGCTGTTCTCCTGATTTGACATAAACCATGCAAGAGAAGACACACTGGGCCACAAGAAACCACAGACATAGGAGATCAATATTGTCTAAACAATCTAAAAGAGAGAAACTAGAACATCCAGTTAGTACCTTCCAGTGAAAATATGCTCTCTGAGACCAAGAATGGTAGGGAATCTCACGCCTCCATGCTTAACAAGAAACTCTTGCAGCAAGTTCCTCATTTTGAAAGCTTCCTCCATATAGTTATCCTATTTTGTCAAGTCTTTAGAGGTTTAGAGTCTCCCATGGtgcaaaagaaaattaatgcaACGCACCTGGTTCATGTCAATTGTTTGCAACCCTTCTCCACGTGTAAAAATGATAGCATGGTTCTGATTTTCCGGCTTTCCCTCTCCTAGTATAGCTGGCCCCGGAAGCTTAATCCGGTAAATGAgctgacagaaaaaaaaaatataaactcagTCTCTCCACAAAGTAGAACAGTAGCATCAGTATCATCTGATCTCATCTTTGTAGTTTAGAAAACACACAAGAGTCCACTGGTTTGAACAGCATCAATACTCATTTATGTACCTGATCTAATGTTTGAACAGATTCAGAAGAATCCATTGGTTTGGTCTGTGGAGCAGCTTTCACAAGAGCTGAGTAATAAATCTTTTCCTCTGTCCCCTTATAACTTTCTTTATGTGTTTGCTCCACCTCATCAATATAAGCAACACGAATAGATGGATACCTAACACAAAAGAATAAAGGCTAAGAAATTAATAACAAAGAAGATCAAAGGATGAAAAAAATGAGGACATTACGTTGTCATAAGTCTCAATATGTCTTTAGCACGTTGGTCGCCAGATCTCTTGTGGATACTGTACTGTTGGCAGGAAACCACAAAGGTGAATTTCATATCCGCAAGTGCTTGACACTGTGCCCATAGCGACTCTCCGCTCTTTGATGCTTCTTCACTGGTTAACTCCAGAGCCTTGTAGCCTTTCAATaattctaaaacaaaaaaaaaaggtagttTAAGGAGTGCTTTCACACTTTACAAGAATCAAAAGGAAAACACAGTGGAGATTATTCAAGTACCTTCATCCTTTGCCATGTCAAGGAAGGCCTGAAGTTCCAAAGCCTTTCGATAATACATCATGCCTCGCACTAGTTgaaacaaaatcataaaaaatcaGGCACAACAAGTTTATCAACAAGATCAAGAGAGGACACTAAATTCAAGTGTATGTACCAGTTTTAGTCAGAGTTTGGCCTCTGTAAGATGCCCATAGACGAAGCTCCTCTTCCAACTCATCTTTTGTTCTTAGTTCTTCTTCGCTGCCACATTTAACTCGTTCCAGGAAGTTCGTCCATTCGTCTGATGTAAGCCATGAACTCAGCTGTTAGCTCAAACACAATAATAGCCCcatatgaagaaaaaaaataaacagaaaGAAAAGTGAAACCTGGGAAGATCTTCTGCAAGTAAAAAAGTATGGAGACTCCATCTTCATTTTGCTGTTCTAAACCAAATATGGAGAAAAGAACATCCTCTGAAAAGTATGGTGTTAGGACCCTACCAAGAAAAAGTAAAATGGGAGTTATTAAGATATAGTAAGGCTATAGCTTTCCACATTTATTTACTGCTTGTATCATCTGTCTGCATCCATAGACAATGAAATAAGTAGAAAGTGATGGAACCTACGAGAAGGAAAGCATGTTGCGGATCTTGGGTGCAGGAGGCATGTCCATGAATAATGAATTTGAAAAGAAAGTTAGACGCCTTCGAGCTTCCAAGTTGGACGGAACATCCATTGCTGACTCCTTGACAGTAAGCAAAAGATGAAGCCTCTTGATCTGCAAAATGACAAGAAAAAGAAGCAAACCACTTAGACGCTCCTCATGCCAAAGAGAGATCATGTTTAATGAAAACAAGAATTAGACAAATGAAAGAGAAGAGCCTTGCTTTTTCTTTCCAGGCTTCCTTTTGAGAGTAAACTGGGAACTGAAGTTGGCTGAAATATTTGCGCTGCTGATGAAGAGGGGTCATGACGTCGTACTTTACATAAGCTCCATTGTGTGCAGTCTCTAGTAAGCTATGGATTGAAAACTCTATATCAAAGTgcttaaaacagaaaaaaaaaatgtttgaccAGGTTCATGCAAATGGTGTTCTTACCTTGGAACTTCTTCGTCCATTATGTCTCTAGTCACCACTTCTAACATGTTCAGCAAGACAATTACAATTTGATCCTTGTCCTCCTCTCTGTTTTGTATCTATTGCAAGTAGAACAAGCTTAGTAATTTCCTTAAGTTCATGCAAATTTAGGCAGAGATATTCATCGTTGTAATGCTACAGGATGTACCAAATATTCGATTAGCTGAACAAACTGGCCATACAGATCAGGAAGAGAACTCAGGTTCAGTTCTGTTATCAGTGTTTCTTTCTCGATGTGTTGatcaatcttggagaagatatcaTTTATGACCCTGGACAAGAACAAGTTAGAAAAAGGCGGTTGGAACAAAGGAAAAGAGACTTTAATAACTTACTGTCTTTCTCGTTCTCCAATAACCAAATAATTAATGAGATTCTTGAAAGAGGCATAGCATTCGCTAACTGCACAGGTCATGTAGCTGTCAACAGCCAATCTCTTTTTCAGTTCACGGTCTTTCCCATTGCTGTCTTTGGCCATATCCAAAGCTATTGGGATCTATGTCATTTAAACATGATTACATCAGCATAACAAAATGTAACACCCGAAGACATAAGTCATAAGATAAATCTTCACCTTGCTAGCCAGTAGAAAAGGTGGCCAACGGATAAGATCCAAATCAGGGTCAGACCAATATGGCACAAGTAAAAGTTCCATTTCCCTGTACGCAAAGCAACATAATCACATATCCCTAACTTCAGACTGAgacaaaagataaatatatttgaagCCAGACTGAACCTATCACTAATCAAATCCTCTTCTCGGAAACTACTGATTATTTTGTTCCACATCTGAGCAAACCGCGCTGCTTCCTTGTCTTTACTAGATGGTAGCTGGATACCAAAAGAGTGAACACAACCTTTAATAGAGTTCTGATAAAATAGAAATGATAGTGAAAATAGCTAAAAACATAACAGCAGTAATCAAACCTGATCAAACTTGCGAGAGAAGGTCGCCTTAAATCCCCTTTTCTTTGTATCGTCGCTCTGTTCATGTGGTACCAAGCAATCATTAAAGGCCCCTGGTATGGACTGGAATCTTGACCTCAACATTGCAAGTGTCCGGATCTGAAGTGAAACAAACTTCTTTCAAAAGACCATCTCACTTTATAACTAAACAAGTGAATGTATGTAAATTAAGTAGTcctatttgaaaaaaaaagtagtcCTATTTGCTTTTTTTAATACAGAATGAGTGCAATTATAAACCTCTCCAAGACGGCG includes the following:
- the LOC103844114 gene encoding uncharacterized protein LOC103844114, which gives rise to MSQLLFRLSKLSSRNNNMIHESARLFSTSPYLTLGTRVKEVLPGGCKIADVLLFDPAEEELVTVPDKTVPKELMDEEMVGASHGWGVFCARHDRSVRISDLYNPLASKSNPTMITLPRLTALSSNYCNVAMTSSPHLEDCVVAIKFVGDHLSLCRPGRDLEWTNILTPPSCLENSNLMYSKRDQKFYLPAPGGKYLFSYHLHSKEEDFPEVQEVVYRGHPELDQSEWELLSSCTRTEHLVESPFSDERFLVKWYAHGFYSSVLERIDHITKRFMVFREEETTQGSIMCYTEDIGDMCIFLANSEAFCVPASSCTGLKPNSIYHMGRGLGFYDLTTGNPHQYLAPDGVPTLSYWLPPFST
- the LOC103844117 gene encoding uncharacterized protein LOC103844117; translated protein: MSQLLFRLSKLSSRNNNVLIHKKSSRFLSTSPYLILGVFGDDFRSACGNFLSDILLFDPAKEELLTVRDKAVPEELVCSQVMGASHGWGFFSGHNAIHISDTFSPLASKSDSKVIALPPITSMIYGQSEVVWNVAMSSSSPYRQDNEEGDCVVAIKFLGNHLTMCRPGRDLGWTNKLIPFVSFENSNLMYSKREQRFSLPAPGGNYLCSWDLHFENEPKFTELVFRNIPQLPQSEWELMDSCFKEDHWVESPCGQSFLVKWYSHVPSIRCKEPMVMVFREDQDTNEGTKTMSYTEDIGDLCIFLSKSEPFCVVASSCPGLKPNSIYLMGHSFAVYDITTRTSRHFERPKGLPESLTTFLPYWLAPFSM
- the LOC103844115 gene encoding UDP-glycosyltransferase 75B1: MAPPPHFLLVTFPAQGHVNPSLRFARRLIRTTGARVTFVTCASVFHRSMISKHSDLDNLSFLTFSDGFDQGGLTTAEDLKSRSANLKNNGEKALSEFIEGNKKGDSPVTCLVYTILLNWAPKVASRFQLPSALLWIQPALVFNIYYNHINGDNNNSCLEFKNLSSIATRDLPSFLTPANTNQGAYKSFQELMELLKEETNPKILVNTFDSLEQEALKALPSVGMVAVGPLLPSEMFTESVKDLSNDQSSSYSRWLDSKTESSVIYVSFGTMVELSKKQIGELARALIEGKRPFLWVITDKSNREAKLEGEDETEIEKIAGFRHELEEVGMIVSWCSQVEVLRHRAVGCFVTHCGWSSTLESLVLGVPVVAFPMWSDQPTNAKLLEELWGTGVRVRENEEGLVERGEIRRCLEAVMDEKLVKLRGNAEEWRRLAVEAGREGGSCDKNIEAFVDEILLSEAEEIKDKDECSKGI